In Desulfobulbus oralis, one DNA window encodes the following:
- a CDS encoding pyridoxal phosphate-dependent aminotransferase, protein MSAGIALAQRVAQIAPSPTLAINAKAKQLKAQGVDVLNFSVGEPDFPSPPHVCAAGKQAIDQGHTRYTPSNGIPELRQAVCDRYRQRHGWEYDPEQIEISCGGKQGLYNIFQAVINPGDEVLIPAPYWVSYPPMTQLASGVPVIVPLDEKNRFDLDVELLRQHATNKTRVVVLNSPSNPTGSVFSEKALSELARLVQERGWLVISDDIYEEISYTKGPLAHILNVAPELKEQVILANGVSKTYAMTGWRIGWCAGPLAIIRAMNKIQSQSISNPVAISQYAALSALTGPQDAPKEMLRAFFPRRDFFVQSLNRLPGVSCVEPEGAFYVFPNFSSYYGKSFQGKKIDGSVALADYFLDEARVATVPGLAFGADAFIRFSFATALDAIKEAMQRIEKALAALQ, encoded by the coding sequence ATGTCAGCAGGAATTGCCCTTGCCCAGCGCGTTGCCCAAATCGCCCCCTCCCCCACCCTGGCCATCAATGCGAAAGCCAAGCAACTCAAGGCCCAGGGCGTGGATGTCCTCAATTTCAGTGTCGGCGAGCCCGACTTTCCCTCCCCGCCGCATGTCTGCGCTGCCGGCAAACAGGCCATAGACCAGGGCCACACCCGCTACACCCCATCCAACGGCATTCCGGAGCTGCGGCAGGCCGTATGCGACCGCTATCGCCAACGTCATGGCTGGGAATATGATCCCGAACAGATCGAGATCAGTTGCGGCGGCAAGCAGGGCCTCTACAATATTTTTCAGGCGGTCATCAACCCGGGCGACGAAGTGCTGATTCCCGCGCCGTACTGGGTTTCCTATCCGCCCATGACCCAACTGGCCAGCGGCGTGCCGGTCATAGTGCCGCTGGATGAAAAGAACCGCTTCGATCTGGACGTGGAGCTGCTCAGGCAGCATGCCACAAACAAAACCAGAGTGGTCGTCCTGAACAGCCCTTCCAACCCGACCGGCTCGGTCTTTTCGGAAAAGGCGCTTTCGGAGCTGGCCAGGCTGGTGCAGGAGCGGGGCTGGCTCGTCATTTCCGACGACATCTACGAGGAGATCAGCTACACCAAAGGCCCGCTCGCCCATATTCTGAACGTCGCCCCGGAACTGAAAGAGCAGGTCATTCTGGCGAACGGGGTTTCAAAGACCTACGCCATGACCGGATGGCGCATTGGCTGGTGTGCCGGGCCGCTTGCCATCATCAGGGCCATGAACAAAATCCAGAGCCAGTCCATCTCGAACCCGGTCGCCATTTCCCAGTATGCGGCCCTGAGCGCCCTGACCGGCCCGCAGGACGCGCCCAAAGAAATGCTCAGGGCCTTTTTCCCGCGCCGGGACTTCTTTGTGCAGAGCCTGAACCGGCTCCCGGGTGTGAGCTGTGTGGAACCGGAAGGCGCTTTCTACGTGTTCCCGAATTTCTCCTCCTACTACGGCAAAAGCTTCCAGGGCAAAAAAATCGACGGTTCCGTCGCTCTGGCCGACTACTTTCTGGACGAAGCCCGGGTGGCCACCGTGCCCGGTCTGGCTTTCGGCGCAGACGCCTTCATCCGCTTCTCCTTTGCGACTGCTCTGGACGCCATCAAAGAAGCCATGCAGCGCATCGAAAAAGCCCTGGCAGCGCTCCAATAG
- a CDS encoding fumarate reductase/succinate dehydrogenase flavoprotein subunit — protein MQLDAKIPEGPLAEKWNACRFSSKLINPANKRKYEIIIVGSGLAGASAAAALAELGYQVKCFCIQDSPRRAHSIAAQGGINAAKNYQGDGDSIFRLFYDTIKGGDFRAREANVYRLAEVANNIIDQCVGQGVPFAREYGGTLANRSFGGAQVSRTFYARGQTGQQLLLGAYSAMMRQVAAGKVKMYNRREMLDVVLVDGAARGIVCRNLITGELEQYSAHAVVLATGGYGNVYFLSTNAMASNVTAAFRAYKRGAGFANPCFVQIHPTCIPVHGEYQSKLTLMSESLRNDGRVWVPKKAGDKRKASEIPEDERDYYLERKYPSFGNLVPRDVASRNAKEVCDAGHGVNDTGNGVYLDFADAIKRDGIDVIRRKYGNLFDMYQRIVDVDPSREPMMIYPATHYTMGGLWVDYHLMTTIPGLYATGECNFSDHGANRLGASALMQGLADGYFVLPYTIANYLSKVPWGATDTKDPAFKASLDMVRERTARLMASTRSGKGKETVDYYHRELGKVMWEKCGMSRDEKGLKEALEKIPEIRAEFWEHVIIPGKEQELNQSLERAARVADFLEFAELMVKDALERKESCGCHFREESQTEEHEAKRDDANYSHVSVWEYKGDDAEPELSKEALIFENVTPSQRSYK, from the coding sequence ATGCAGCTTGATGCCAAAATTCCTGAAGGACCGCTGGCCGAAAAATGGAATGCATGCCGTTTTTCGAGCAAACTCATCAACCCTGCCAACAAGAGAAAATACGAAATCATTATTGTCGGCAGCGGTCTTGCCGGCGCTTCCGCCGCCGCCGCTCTGGCCGAACTGGGCTATCAGGTCAAGTGTTTCTGCATCCAGGACAGCCCGCGCCGTGCGCATTCCATCGCCGCCCAGGGCGGCATCAATGCGGCCAAGAACTATCAGGGTGACGGCGACTCCATCTTCCGCCTGTTCTATGACACCATCAAGGGCGGCGATTTCCGCGCCCGCGAGGCCAATGTCTACCGTCTGGCCGAGGTGGCCAACAACATCATCGACCAGTGTGTCGGTCAGGGCGTGCCCTTTGCCCGCGAATACGGCGGCACCCTGGCCAACCGCTCTTTCGGCGGTGCCCAGGTATCCCGGACCTTTTACGCCCGCGGCCAGACGGGGCAGCAACTGCTTCTGGGCGCCTACTCCGCCATGATGCGGCAGGTGGCGGCTGGCAAGGTCAAGATGTACAACCGCCGCGAAATGCTGGATGTCGTGCTGGTGGACGGCGCGGCCCGCGGCATTGTCTGCCGCAATCTGATCACCGGCGAACTGGAGCAGTACTCGGCCCACGCCGTCGTGCTGGCCACAGGCGGCTATGGCAACGTGTACTTTCTGTCCACCAACGCCATGGCCTCCAATGTCACGGCCGCTTTCCGCGCCTACAAGCGGGGCGCGGGCTTTGCCAATCCCTGCTTTGTCCAGATTCACCCGACCTGCATCCCGGTACACGGCGAGTACCAGTCCAAGCTGACCCTGATGAGCGAAAGCCTACGCAACGACGGCCGGGTCTGGGTACCCAAAAAGGCGGGCGACAAGCGCAAGGCCAGCGAAATTCCCGAGGATGAGCGCGACTACTATCTGGAGCGCAAGTACCCCTCCTTCGGCAATCTGGTGCCGCGTGACGTGGCCTCCCGCAATGCCAAGGAGGTCTGCGACGCCGGTCATGGGGTCAACGACACCGGCAACGGCGTGTATCTCGACTTTGCCGATGCCATCAAGCGCGACGGCATCGACGTGATCCGCCGCAAGTACGGCAACCTCTTTGACATGTACCAGCGGATTGTGGATGTGGATCCCTCCAGGGAGCCGATGATGATCTACCCGGCCACCCACTACACCATGGGCGGTCTCTGGGTTGACTATCATCTGATGACCACCATCCCCGGCCTCTATGCGACGGGCGAGTGCAACTTCTCGGACCACGGCGCGAACCGCCTGGGCGCCTCCGCCCTCATGCAGGGCCTGGCCGACGGCTATTTCGTCCTGCCCTACACCATCGCCAACTACCTCTCCAAGGTGCCCTGGGGCGCCACCGACACCAAGGACCCTGCCTTCAAGGCTTCGCTCGATATGGTCAGGGAGCGGACCGCCAGACTCATGGCAAGTACCAGAAGCGGCAAGGGCAAGGAAACGGTGGACTACTATCACCGCGAGCTGGGCAAGGTCATGTGGGAAAAATGCGGCATGTCCCGCGACGAAAAGGGCCTGAAAGAGGCGCTGGAGAAAATTCCGGAAATCCGCGCCGAATTCTGGGAGCACGTCATCATTCCCGGCAAGGAGCAGGAACTGAACCAGTCCCTGGAGCGCGCCGCCCGCGTGGCTGACTTCCTGGAATTTGCCGAGCTGATGGTCAAGGACGCCCTGGAACGAAAGGAGTCCTGCGGCTGCCACTTCCGGGAGGAAAGCCAGACGGAAGAACACGAAGCCAAACGCGACGATGCAAACTACAGCCACGTCTCCGTATGGGAGTACAAAGGCGATGATGCGGAACCCGAACTGAGCAAGGAAGCATTGATCTTCGAGAACGTGACGCCCTCGCAGCGGAGCTACAAGTAA
- a CDS encoding Ig-like domain-containing protein, producing MLGMSLGQSASGRQVSARAWQALHDEPPAPLPPEVEQGAFFIAPQDSSLRFLESQLAHEAGFGLEAEGLRFVGLGAAEHGRVYRDVNGDLRFEAEAGFSGQASFLYQLADSAGRIITRRALVDVYDVNEAPVLADDAFTLAMGSFRERKCSGTDSYFTAAHIS from the coding sequence ATGCTGGGCATGAGCCTGGGTCAGTCCGCGAGCGGGCGTCAGGTCAGCGCCCGGGCCTGGCAGGCCCTGCACGACGAGCCCCCTGCCCCTCTGCCTCCGGAGGTGGAACAGGGGGCTTTTTTTATTGCCCCGCAGGATTCCAGTCTGCGCTTTTTGGAGTCGCAGCTTGCGCACGAGGCCGGCTTTGGGCTGGAGGCGGAGGGACTGCGCTTTGTGGGTCTGGGTGCGGCGGAGCATGGCCGGGTGTACAGGGATGTCAACGGGGATCTCCGTTTTGAGGCGGAGGCCGGCTTCAGCGGTCAGGCCTCCTTTCTGTACCAGCTTGCGGACAGTGCGGGCCGGATCATCACCCGGCGGGCCCTGGTGGATGTGTACGACGTCAACGAAGCGCCGGTGCTTGCAGACGATGCCTTTACCCTGGCCATGGGCAGTTTTCGGGAAAGAAAATGTTCAGGAACTGACAGTTATTTTACGGCTGCTCACATAAGCTGA
- a CDS encoding succinate dehydrogenase/fumarate reductase iron-sulfur subunit: MASKTINILVKIWRQNDTTAEGAFEEYPLRDISTDMSFLEMMDVLNEWLTRKGSEPIAFDSDCREGICGMCGVVVNGTAHGPQKETTLCQLHMRQFHDGDTIVIEPFRSRGFPVVKDLIVDRSALDRIIQAGGYISVNTGSPRDANTILVPQHVAETAMDAASCIGCGACAAACPNGTPMLFLGAKVSHLALLPQGKLEAKKRAIEMVLQMDRDGFGNCSNERECENVCPKGIKISNIARLNREFLKASFTLAE; encoded by the coding sequence ATGGCATCGAAAACGATCAATATTCTGGTGAAAATCTGGCGTCAGAACGATACCACGGCTGAGGGCGCCTTTGAAGAATATCCACTGCGGGACATCAGCACCGACATGTCCTTTCTGGAGATGATGGACGTGCTCAACGAGTGGCTGACCCGCAAGGGCTCGGAGCCGATTGCCTTTGACAGCGACTGCCGTGAGGGCATCTGCGGCATGTGCGGCGTAGTCGTCAACGGCACGGCCCACGGCCCGCAAAAGGAAACCACCCTGTGCCAGTTGCACATGCGCCAGTTCCATGATGGCGACACCATTGTCATCGAGCCCTTCCGTTCCCGCGGCTTCCCGGTTGTGAAAGACCTGATCGTGGACCGCTCCGCCCTGGATCGCATCATTCAGGCTGGTGGCTATATTTCGGTCAATACCGGTTCTCCGCGTGACGCCAACACCATTCTGGTGCCGCAGCACGTGGCCGAAACCGCCATGGACGCGGCCTCCTGCATCGGTTGCGGCGCCTGCGCGGCCGCCTGCCCGAACGGCACGCCCATGCTCTTTCTGGGCGCCAAGGTCTCCCATCTGGCGCTGCTGCCGCAGGGCAAGCTGGAGGCCAAAAAACGGGCCATCGAGATGGTCTTGCAGATGGACAGGGACGGCTTCGGCAACTGCAGCAACGAGCGGGAATGCGAGAATGTGTGCCCAAAGGGTATCAAGATCAGCAACATCGCCCGTCTGAACCGGGAATTCCTGAAGGCCTCCTTCACGCTTGCCGAGTGA
- a CDS encoding NAD+ synthase has protein sequence MKIALVQTNPLVGDFAAALRAMRHAMERAHAAACRLVIFPELALCGAPPADLLACPAFLAAHDRALQELLTDTLKFPDLSCVVGGLEHRGEAAAMALFNTAFVLENGSIQARAHKRLLLNGDVSNEPRHFTAGSRATIFPCSRFFCALTIGSELGTILDEKAGRNPVENFTLGAVMPDLLINIAATPYAMGLRQERRRQFQTICTTCGLPLVHVGQAGGQGHLVYDGDSLFMDERGAIRAHARDFAADFVTVDFPERPGAALELPDDPTEELVHALCQGLADFLRKSGFDRVVLGLSGGIDSALTAALACRALGPDRVLGVALPSPYTARESIDDAKKLAENLGCAFACMPIQPAMDAMTATLAPRCEGLGLPESLTGQNLQARIRGNLLMALANQERRLLLCTSNKSETAVGYSTLYGDSCGALAVLGDVFKTEVYALARWLNREREIIPQNTIDRPPTAELKPGQRDEDDLPPYALLDQILRAYVEERQDIADIAARLRLDPALVQDVARRIRQSEYKRIQAAPCIRVSRKAFGPGRSMPLINGFAG, from the coding sequence ATGAAGATCGCCCTCGTTCAGACCAACCCGCTCGTCGGTGATTTCGCAGCCGCACTCCGCGCCATGCGCCACGCAATGGAGCGGGCCCATGCTGCAGCCTGCCGGCTTGTCATCTTTCCGGAACTTGCCCTCTGCGGCGCACCGCCGGCCGATCTGCTGGCCTGCCCCGCCTTTCTGGCGGCACATGACCGGGCACTGCAGGAGCTGTTGACAGATACCCTGAAATTTCCCGATCTCAGTTGCGTGGTGGGTGGACTGGAGCACAGGGGCGAAGCTGCGGCCATGGCGCTCTTCAACACGGCCTTTGTGCTGGAAAACGGCAGCATCCAGGCACGGGCCCACAAACGGCTGCTGCTCAACGGGGATGTGAGCAACGAGCCTAGGCATTTCACCGCAGGCAGCAGGGCAACAATTTTCCCCTGCTCCCGCTTCTTCTGCGCCCTGACCATTGGCAGCGAGCTCGGGACCATCCTGGACGAGAAAGCCGGCAGGAATCCCGTGGAAAATTTCACGCTGGGCGCAGTGATGCCGGACCTTTTGATCAATATCGCGGCCACCCCGTATGCCATGGGCCTCAGGCAGGAGCGACGCCGGCAATTCCAGACGATCTGCACGACCTGCGGGCTGCCGCTTGTCCATGTGGGTCAGGCCGGAGGTCAGGGCCATCTGGTCTATGACGGCGATTCCCTCTTCATGGACGAGCGCGGCGCCATCCGGGCGCATGCCCGGGACTTTGCCGCAGATTTTGTGACCGTCGATTTCCCGGAAAGGCCGGGAGCGGCCCTTGAGCTGCCGGACGATCCGACCGAAGAGCTGGTCCATGCCCTGTGCCAGGGCCTTGCCGATTTTCTGCGCAAAAGCGGCTTTGACAGGGTGGTGCTGGGGCTCTCCGGCGGCATTGACTCGGCCCTGACCGCGGCTCTGGCCTGCCGGGCGCTGGGGCCTGACAGGGTGCTGGGCGTGGCCCTGCCCTCGCCCTACACTGCCCGGGAATCCATCGATGACGCCAAAAAGCTGGCGGAGAATCTGGGTTGCGCCTTTGCCTGCATGCCCATCCAGCCGGCCATGGATGCCATGACCGCCACGCTGGCCCCGCGCTGCGAGGGGCTGGGGCTGCCGGAAAGCCTCACCGGGCAGAACCTGCAGGCACGCATCCGGGGCAATCTCCTGATGGCGCTGGCCAACCAGGAACGCCGGCTTCTGCTCTGCACCAGCAACAAGTCGGAGACTGCAGTCGGCTACAGCACCCTGTACGGCGACTCCTGCGGCGCGCTGGCCGTTCTGGGCGATGTCTTCAAAACAGAGGTGTATGCGCTTGCCCGCTGGCTGAACCGGGAGCGGGAGATCATCCCGCAGAACACCATTGACCGGCCGCCCACTGCGGAGCTGAAACCCGGGCAGCGGGACGAGGACGATCTGCCGCCCTACGCGCTGCTGGACCAGATTCTGCGCGCCTACGTGGAAGAGCGGCAGGACATTGCAGACATTGCCGCGAGACTGCGGCTCGATCCTGCGCTGGTGCAGGACGTGGCGCGGCGCATACGGCAGAGCGAATACAAACGCATCCAGGCCGCGCCCTGCATCCGGGTGAGCCGGAAAGCCTTTGGCCCCGGCCGCAGCATGCCCCTCATCAATGGCTTTGCCGGATAG
- a CDS encoding IS630 family transposase — protein sequence MEKKFPELLATVDSHWPGTGPLRVLFQDEARFGRISLSGRCWCPRPHRPVCRSTVTQESVYAYATVSVSDGRLDTLIMPHVNSVCMQIFLDEVASRYPEERLLMILDGAGWHRESCLNIPANMRLVSLPPYSPELNPVEHIWDEVREKYFGNLVFDSPDALEDHLETALRSMELDQPRVKSIVAWSWIINSLLF from the coding sequence GTGGAAAAAAAATTCCCGGAATTGCTCGCCACCGTAGACAGCCATTGGCCTGGAACGGGACCCTTGCGCGTGCTGTTTCAGGATGAGGCCCGCTTTGGCCGGATTTCGCTGTCAGGGCGGTGCTGGTGTCCACGGCCGCATCGCCCCGTATGCCGGAGCACGGTAACGCAGGAATCTGTTTACGCCTATGCCACGGTATCGGTGAGTGATGGTCGCCTGGACACGTTGATCATGCCGCATGTCAACAGCGTGTGCATGCAGATATTCCTGGATGAAGTGGCTTCCCGTTATCCTGAAGAAAGACTGCTCATGATTCTGGATGGCGCTGGCTGGCACAGGGAGTCGTGCCTGAACATTCCCGCCAACATGCGGCTTGTTTCGCTGCCTCCTTATTCGCCCGAGTTGAATCCTGTTGAGCATATATGGGATGAAGTGCGTGAGAAATACTTTGGCAACCTGGTTTTCGACAGTCCTGATGCTCTGGAAGATCACCTGGAAACAGCCTTGCGCAGTATGGAACTCGATCAGCCCCGCGTCAAATCCATCGTCGCCTGGTCATGGATTATAAATTCACTGTTGTTTTAG
- a CDS encoding succinate dehydrogenase cytochrome b subunit, translating into MSWFVQTFKSSLGKKYIMAITGFMLGAFLTVHAIGNSTIFWGGAAFNSYAHHLHSLGPLVPLFELGLLTIFCLHVITAVNIFFINRAARGGKYAVQSQAGGRTWGSRTMPYTGLIILLFILLHLINFHFPEKTLEKPISVFVTNVLHGPQAILYLIGLGALLLHISHGFWSLLQTLGISHPKYDQPLRIMAWILVFLQGAVFVFVTLLLLFYSGQLAL; encoded by the coding sequence ATGTCTTGGTTCGTGCAAACTTTCAAGTCATCCCTGGGCAAGAAGTACATCATGGCGATCACCGGCTTTATGCTGGGCGCATTTCTCACTGTCCATGCCATTGGCAACAGCACCATCTTCTGGGGCGGAGCGGCGTTCAACAGCTATGCCCACCACCTCCACTCCCTGGGGCCTCTGGTACCCCTGTTCGAACTGGGCCTGCTCACGATTTTCTGTCTGCACGTCATTACGGCTGTCAACATCTTTTTTATCAACCGCGCGGCGCGCGGCGGCAAATACGCGGTGCAAAGCCAGGCCGGCGGCCGCACCTGGGGCTCCCGCACCATGCCCTACACCGGGCTCATCATCCTGCTGTTCATCCTGCTGCACCTGATCAACTTCCATTTTCCGGAAAAAACCCTGGAAAAGCCTATCTCCGTTTTTGTCACCAATGTCCTGCACGGTCCGCAGGCCATTCTGTATCTGATCGGTCTGGGCGCACTGCTCCTGCATATCAGCCACGGCTTCTGGTCGCTGCTGCAAACCCTGGGTATCAGCCATCCCAAATACGACCAGCCCCTGCGGATCATGGCCTGGATACTGGTTTTCCTGCAGGGAGCGGTGTTTGTCTTCGTCACCTTGCTGCTCCTGTTCTACAGCGGGCAACTGGCTCTCTGA
- a CDS encoding cold-shock protein produces MLKGTVKWFNESKGFGFIEQEEGKDVFVHYSAITGSGFKTLNEGDKVQFEIVDGPKGPAAANVSKL; encoded by the coding sequence ATGCTCAAAGGTACAGTGAAATGGTTCAACGAATCCAAGGGCTTCGGCTTCATTGAACAAGAAGAGGGGAAAGACGTCTTCGTCCACTATTCCGCCATCACCGGCAGCGGCTTCAAAACACTGAACGAAGGAGACAAGGTTCAGTTTGAAATCGTTGACGGCCCCAAAGGTCCGGCAGCAGCGAACGTCAGCAAGCTGTAA
- a CDS encoding SEL1-like repeat protein, whose protein sequence is MHRHLFIDGWRHAVALPIVRGIKAGVVALALLFVLPVSASAAANVAALRQKAEQGDAAAQYGLCVAYDKGKGLAQDDRQAFEWCHKAAKQGYARAQFRLGAFLSLGKGARTSQTEAAHWFQKAAEQGYPAGQSALGTCYKDGIGIAQDKAKAAYWYRKAVEQGWAPAEYHLGALYYSGEGLEQDKQKAFYWYRKAAEQGHDLAQYNLGVMYHNGEAVPKDDVRALEWFQKAAGQGLAEAEYTLGMMYYEAQGAARDYAQAAQWLHKAAEQGLAESQFNMGMMYFYGRGVDKDYAQAAQWWRKAAEQGNATAQRGLGALYALGQGLERDYGQAATWWGKAAGQGEAKAQYGLGMLYALGKGVAQDSRLAAEWLGRAAAQGDEDAAKALQLLQQEGIEALVQKYNTVTVTLFEGDIIFDKGIRIITPK, encoded by the coding sequence ATGCATAGGCACCTGTTCATAGATGGCTGGCGGCATGCTGTAGCGCTGCCCATAGTGCGCGGGATAAAGGCGGGCGTCGTTGCGCTGGCCCTGCTGTTTGTTTTGCCGGTATCAGCCTCTGCGGCCGCTAATGTGGCTGCCCTGCGGCAGAAGGCGGAACAGGGGGATGCGGCAGCGCAGTATGGCCTGTGCGTGGCATACGACAAGGGCAAGGGCCTTGCTCAGGATGACAGGCAAGCCTTTGAGTGGTGCCATAAGGCGGCGAAACAGGGATATGCCAGGGCACAGTTCAGACTTGGGGCTTTTCTCTCTTTGGGCAAAGGAGCGCGTACCTCTCAAACTGAAGCTGCGCATTGGTTTCAAAAGGCAGCCGAGCAGGGATATCCAGCAGGGCAAAGTGCGCTGGGTACGTGTTACAAAGACGGCATTGGAATCGCTCAGGACAAGGCCAAGGCGGCGTACTGGTATCGGAAGGCGGTGGAACAGGGCTGGGCACCGGCGGAGTACCATTTGGGAGCACTTTATTACAGCGGCGAGGGGCTTGAACAGGACAAGCAAAAGGCTTTTTACTGGTATCGAAAGGCGGCGGAGCAGGGACATGACCTGGCCCAGTACAACTTGGGAGTAATGTACCACAATGGCGAGGCTGTTCCCAAGGACGATGTCCGCGCGCTGGAGTGGTTTCAAAAGGCAGCCGGGCAGGGACTGGCCGAAGCGGAGTATACTCTGGGAATGATGTATTACGAGGCCCAAGGTGCAGCCCGGGATTATGCTCAGGCCGCACAGTGGCTGCACAAAGCGGCCGAGCAGGGTCTGGCAGAATCCCAGTTCAATATGGGCATGATGTACTTCTACGGCCGGGGTGTAGACAAGGACTATGCCCAGGCGGCGCAATGGTGGCGCAAGGCGGCGGAGCAGGGAAATGCAACTGCCCAGCGTGGCTTGGGAGCCCTGTATGCTCTTGGTCAGGGGCTTGAGCGCGATTACGGGCAGGCCGCCACCTGGTGGGGCAAGGCCGCGGGGCAAGGCGAGGCCAAAGCCCAGTATGGTTTGGGCATGCTGTACGCGCTGGGCAAGGGGGTAGCGCAAGACAGCCGGCTTGCGGCAGAATGGCTTGGCAGGGCAGCGGCCCAGGGTGATGAAGATGCTGCAAAGGCCCTGCAGCTTCTGCAACAAGAGGGAATCGAGGCGCTTGTTCAAAAGTACAACACGGTAACTGTCACGCTGTTTGAAGGGGATATCATATTTGACAAGGGGATCAGGATTATAACGCCTAAATAG
- a CDS encoding KamA family radical SAM protein codes for MSIPASALITRPEELASLAHVDPEILAKIHAVYPLRVSRYFLELALQHGAPLLRQVVPDLLELADTATPADPLNEENLSPLPCLIHRYPDRVVLLVSRDCPTFCRFCTRKRKIGTAGMQLTQEMFKAALEYIRKRPAIVDVLISGGDPLMLADEALEQILAQVRAIPGVRFIRIGSRMPCMMPQRITEKLVAMLKRFHPLYMNLHFNHPDELSPEATAACERLANAGIPLGSQTVLLRGVNDSAAILQELFYRLLAARVKPYYLFQIDQVRGTSHFRTTIQSGQAIMRRLIGHVSGMAQPHYALDTPGGGGKIPLCPGYLDSLHEHCTFTTYAGKTGSYPNTLWPKSR; via the coding sequence ATGAGCATTCCCGCTTCCGCCCTGATCACCCGACCTGAGGAGCTGGCCAGCCTGGCCCATGTCGATCCCGAAATCCTGGCCAAAATCCACGCTGTCTATCCGCTCCGGGTCAGCCGCTACTTTCTGGAACTGGCCCTGCAGCACGGAGCGCCGCTGCTCAGACAGGTCGTTCCCGATCTCCTGGAGCTGGCCGATACGGCCACGCCGGCCGACCCCCTGAACGAGGAAAACCTGAGTCCGCTGCCCTGTCTGATCCACCGCTACCCCGATCGGGTAGTGCTGCTGGTGAGCCGGGACTGCCCGACTTTCTGCCGTTTCTGCACCAGAAAACGCAAAATCGGCACTGCCGGCATGCAACTCACGCAGGAGATGTTCAAAGCGGCACTGGAGTATATCCGAAAAAGACCGGCCATTGTGGACGTGCTCATTTCCGGCGGCGACCCGCTCATGCTGGCAGACGAAGCCCTGGAGCAGATTCTTGCCCAGGTACGGGCCATTCCAGGCGTACGTTTCATTCGTATCGGCTCCCGCATGCCCTGCATGATGCCCCAGCGCATCACGGAAAAACTGGTCGCCATGCTGAAGCGCTTCCACCCGCTCTACATGAATCTGCACTTCAACCACCCAGACGAGCTCAGCCCCGAGGCGACGGCAGCCTGCGAACGTCTGGCCAATGCAGGCATCCCCCTGGGTTCGCAGACCGTCCTGCTCAGGGGCGTCAACGATTCGGCGGCGATTCTACAGGAGCTGTTCTACCGGCTGCTGGCCGCGCGGGTCAAACCCTACTACCTCTTCCAGATCGACCAGGTGCGGGGCACCAGCCATTTCCGCACCACCATTCAGAGCGGCCAGGCCATTATGCGCCGGCTGATCGGGCATGTATCCGGCATGGCCCAGCCCCACTATGCGCTGGACACCCCCGGCGGCGGCGGCAAGATTCCGCTCTGTCCCGGCTATCTGGACAGCCTGCATGAACACTGCACCTTCACGACCTATGCCGGCAAAACCGGCAGCTATCCCAATACGCTCTGGCCAAAATCCAGATAG